The segment TTGCCGCCAAGTTCATAAGCTCGTTTAAGCGGAGTTTCAGCCTCTGCGAATTTGCTGCTGCGAAACAGCACGATGCCAAACCAGAATTGCGAATTTACGGAATTCGGCGCTAACGCAACCGCGCGTTGTAGCGATTCTGCCGCGCTGTTTAATTGCTTCAAATTGTATTGTGCAATCCCCAGCGTATGCAGACTAAGCTGGCCTTTGGGATTCACTTTTATGGCTTTCAACAGGGTTTCCTGCGCCAGTTCATATTGACGCTGTTTGGCATATTCCACTCCCAATCGCTCTAAGGCGAAATAAAACTGCGGAAAGATTTCAATTGCTTTTTTCAATAAGCCGATGCCCTCATCAAGGCTGCCTGACGAATCAAGTTTCTCAATGGCATCTTGATAATGTTTTTGCGCTTCAGCCGGAACGTTTTGGGAAAAGACGGTTCCGGGAGGTTTGACCTTGTTCGGTGATTTGACCTCATCCATCGTTCGCAAGGTGAGCACTCTCTCTTCGTAAGCCCGTCCGCTGTTTGCCGATGCCGAAACGACAATCAGTTCAACCCGCTCCGTTGGCGGAGTCGCATAGATGGTTCCGGCAGTAACTACCCGAATTTGATAATTGCCTCGCGTCAAGCCGCTAAAGACAAATCTTCCTGACCCGGTCGTCCGACTCCTTTTTATTACCAAATCCACATCGTCAAGTAACTCGACATAAATATCGGCTACCGGGCGACGCGAACTATCCATGATAAATCCGGCAATCGTG is part of the Acidobacteriota bacterium genome and harbors:
- a CDS encoding tetratricopeptide repeat protein; protein product: MSKTILLILVLLLVLLPLKSTAQTGNTIAGFIMDSSRRPVADIYVELLDDVDLVIKRSRTTGSGRFVFSGLTRGNYQIRVVTAGTIYATPPTERVELIVVSASANSGRAYEERVLTLRTMDEVKSPNKVKPPGTVFSQNVPAEAQKHYQDAIEKLDSSGSLDEGIGLLKKAIEIFPQFYFALERLGVEYAKQRQYELAQETLLKAIKVNPKGQLSLHTLGIAQYNLKQLNSAAESLQRAVALAPNSVNSQFWFGIVLFRSSKFAEAETPLKRAYELGGKQIPDVHMYLAQIYSNTKRYKEAADELELFLKEATDAKDTDKIKGLIQQLRTKANQ